Proteins encoded within one genomic window of Panicum virgatum strain AP13 chromosome 1N, P.virgatum_v5, whole genome shotgun sequence:
- the LOC120653691 gene encoding mitochondrial import inner membrane translocase subunit TIM23-3-like, translated as MQHGRYRFQFQLDLFLINPESHATPRPESSTDPTETHPACLIGQARRTATVVPLPDVGVVLANPAYRALYERSTSPEILFEEEALRKGRTWSEDLILYTGVGYLTAASAGAVAGLCRAAVEAERGESLKLRVNRVLNNCSSVGRSHGNRVAVMATLFSGSKSGVSHCRSGADDWINSAAAGVGALYCMHRGPRAAIVGGIVGGIMAGAALLAWRPLLDKFARNNLGI; from the exons ATGCAGCACGGTCGTTACCGCTTCCAATTCCAACTTGATCTCTTCCTCATAAACCCTGAatcccacgccacgccacgccccgAATCATCCACCGACCCGACGGAAACACACCCCGCGTGTCTCATCGG GCAGGCCCGGCGCACCGCCACGGTCGTCCCGCTGCCCGACGTCGGCGTCGTGTTGGCCAACCCGGCGTACCGCGCGCTCTACGAGCGCTCGACCTCGCCCGAGATCCTcttcgaggaggaggcgctccGGAAGGGCCGCACCTGGAGCGAGGACCTCATCCTGTACACCGGTGTCGGCTACCTCACGGCCGCCTCGGCGGGCGCCGTCGCGGGGCTCTGCCGCGCGGCCGTCGAGGCGGAGCGCGGCGAGTCCTTGAAGCTGCGCGTCAACCGCGTCCTCAACAACTGCAGCTCCGTGGGACGCTCCCACGGCAACCGTGTCGCCGTGATGGCGACGCTCTTCTCCGGCTCCAAGTCTGGCGTGAGCCACTGCAGGTCTGGCGCGGACGACTGGATCAACAGCGCGGCCGCCGGGGTCGGCGCGCTCTACTGCATGCACCGCGGGCCGCGGGCCGCCATTGTCGGCGGCATCGTCGGAGGGATCATGGCCGGGGCCGCCTTGCTTGCTTGGAGACCGCTGCTCGATAAATTCGCGCGCAATAATCTTGGCATCTAA